A genomic stretch from Lathyrus oleraceus cultivar Zhongwan6 chromosome 2, CAAS_Psat_ZW6_1.0, whole genome shotgun sequence includes:
- the LOC127121763 gene encoding transcription factor MYB102: MASSSLQQEKCNHGEDTRNIVLKKGTWSKEEDQLLREYVTKYGVGKWDSVRKKIKLVRDGKSCRIRWLNHLNSILKKCFFNEEERRKLIHLYNELGPKWSQMVSQFPGRTDNELKNFINSKKRSLKNSRKHLISENINHVDELNNNVGEISNQQNNASQEEEMEFDHQEDTLHGNYLLDQIYDDKNINNFQQFSTLVDDLSTCFNNHVVPTLDDRFPTLPECSYFQDMEDIVPSFSSSNLFFDQEDTLHGNYLLDQIYDDKNINNFQQFSTLADDSSTCFNNHAVPTLDDRFSTLPECSYFQDMEDIVPSFSSSNMFFDQDLPPYNLDMDHQLPQEMFSDQYLQNPYLLSNMFFDQDLPPYNLDMDYQLPQEMFSDQYLQNPDLSSNMFFDQDLPPIPQYYPYNIDMDYQLPQEMHSDQYLQNPILSYEEPQYEILEPWLLSECVPLW, encoded by the exons ATGGCATCTTCATCTTTGCAACAAGAAAAATGCAATCATGGTGAGGATACTAGAAATATTGTGTTAAAAAAAGGAACTTGGTCAAAGGAAGAGGATCAATTATTAAGAGAATATGTGACAAAATATGGAGTTGGAAAGTGGGATTCCGTACGAAAGAAAATAAAACTTGTTAGAGATGGAAAAAGTTGTCGTATAAGATGGTTAAATCATCtaaattcaattttaaaaaagTGCTTCTTcaatgaagaagaaagaagaaaacTTATTCATCTCTATAATGAGTTAGGACCAAAATGGTCTCAAATGGTTTCACAG TTTCCTGGAAGAACCGATAACGAGTTAAAGAATTTTATTAATTCCAAAAAAAGGAGTTTAAAAAACTCTAGAAAGCACCTCATTTCAGAAAACATAAACCATGTTGATGAGTTGAATAACAATGTTGGAGAAATTAGTAACCAACAAAATAATGCCTCCcaagaagaagaaatggaattTGATCATCAAGAAGATACTCTACATGGTAACTatcttcttgatcaaatttatgATGACAAAAATATCAACAACTTTCAACAATTTTCAACGTTGGTTGATGATTTAAGTACTTGTTTCAACAATCATGTTGTCCCAACATTGGATGATAG GTTTCCTACACTCCCAGAATGTTCATACTTTCAAGATATGGAAGATATAGTTCCATCATTTTCATCAAGTAATCTGTTTTTTGATCAAGAAGATACTCTACATGGTAACTatcttcttgatcaaatttatgATGACAAAAATATCAACAACTTTCAACAATTTTCAACGTTGGCCGATGATTCAAGTACTTGTTTCAACAATCATGCTGTCCCAACATTGGATGATAG ATTTTCTACACTCCCAGAATGTTCATACTTTCAAGATATGGAAGATATAGTTCCATCATTTTCATCAAGTAATATGTTTTTTGATCAAGATCTTCCTCCATACAATCTAGACATGGATCATCAACTTCCACAAGAAATGTTTTCTGACCAATATCTTCAAAATCCATATCTATTATCTAATATGTTTTTTGATCAAGATCTTCCTCCATACAATTTAGACATGGATTATCAACTTCCACAAGAAATGTTTTCTGACCAATATCTTCAAAATCCAGATCTATCATCTAATATGTTTTTTGATCAAGATCTTCCTCCAATTCCACAATACTATCCATACAATATAGATATGGATTATCAACTTCCACAAGAAATGCATTCTGACCAATATCTTCAAAATCCAATTCTATCATATGAGGAGCCTCAATATGAGATCTTAGAACCTTGGTTGCTATCTGAATGTGTTCCTCTTTGGTGA